The Thermonema lapsum genome window below encodes:
- a CDS encoding 3-hydroxyacyl-CoA dehydrogenase/enoyl-CoA hydratase family protein yields METALEKSKQATWLRSAERRRIRKVAVLGAGVMGSGIACHFANIGVEVLLLDIVPRELTEAEKAKGLTLQDKVVRNRQVTELFQKAVKSKPAPLYSNKYAERITLGNMEDDMPQIADCDWVIEVVVERLDIKKKVFEQVEKYRKPGTLVTSNTSGIPIHLMLEGRSDDFAAHFCGTHFFNPPRYLPLLEIIPTDRTKPEVVEFLMDYGRRFLGKTTVLCKDTPAFIANRVGVFAIMDALHIIEEMGLKVEEVDKLTGPVLGRPKSATFRTLDVVGLDTMILVAKNLYEAVPHDERREAFKLPKVLEALQEKGWLGEKSGQGFYKKAQQNGKKDILALDFATLEYRPQEKVKFATLDAVKGIDDLAKAFKVLVNGKDKAGEFYRRTFASLFAYVSYRIPEIADELYKIDDAVCAGFGWKMGPFATWDAIGVEEGVKLIEAAGLSVAQWVKDMLAAGFTSFYKVEGSRKLYYDVHSKSYQPIPGTENFILLENYSNNVIWSNPGASLYDIGDGVYCLELHTKMNTIGAEVIQGLNYAVERAEKEARGLVITARGDNFSAGANLAMLFMYAVEQDWDEINMMIAQFQNTMMRLRYSAIPVVSTPFGLTLGGGCELNLHADHVQAHAETYMGLVEVGVGLIPAGGGTKEMALRLSDSLQNGDVELNRLQNTLMNIAMAKVSTSAVEAFELGYLRPSDAITTSRAHLIGDAKAKVIELADRGYVQPIRRKDIKVQGRSGLALIKAGLHGMWRGQYISEHDKKVVDKLGYVLCGGDLSSPQLVSEQYLLDLEREAFLSLCGEKKTLERIQAVLTTGRPIRN; encoded by the coding sequence ATGGAAACAGCCTTAGAAAAAAGCAAACAAGCCACTTGGCTGCGCTCGGCTGAGCGTCGCCGTATTCGAAAGGTAGCTGTATTGGGCGCCGGAGTGATGGGCAGTGGCATCGCTTGCCATTTTGCGAATATAGGAGTAGAAGTCTTGTTGTTGGATATTGTGCCGCGTGAGCTGACCGAAGCCGAAAAGGCAAAAGGTTTGACGCTGCAAGACAAAGTGGTGCGCAATCGTCAAGTAACCGAGCTTTTCCAAAAAGCCGTAAAATCAAAGCCAGCCCCTTTGTATTCCAATAAATACGCCGAGCGCATCACCTTGGGCAATATGGAAGACGACATGCCCCAAATTGCCGACTGCGATTGGGTCATAGAGGTTGTAGTGGAGCGCTTGGACATCAAGAAGAAAGTATTTGAGCAGGTAGAAAAATACCGCAAGCCCGGCACGCTGGTTACTTCCAACACTTCGGGGATTCCTATTCACCTGATGCTGGAAGGGCGTAGCGACGACTTTGCTGCCCATTTCTGCGGTACGCACTTCTTCAACCCGCCGCGTTATTTGCCCTTGCTCGAAATCATCCCTACTGACCGCACCAAGCCCGAAGTAGTGGAGTTTTTGATGGACTACGGGCGTCGCTTCTTGGGCAAAACTACCGTTTTGTGTAAAGACACACCTGCCTTCATTGCCAACCGTGTGGGGGTATTTGCCATCATGGATGCCCTGCATATCATCGAAGAAATGGGCTTGAAGGTAGAAGAGGTGGACAAGCTGACCGGTCCGGTGTTGGGGCGCCCCAAATCGGCTACTTTCCGCACCTTAGATGTGGTGGGCTTGGATACCATGATTCTGGTAGCCAAAAACCTGTATGAAGCCGTGCCGCATGACGAGCGCCGCGAAGCGTTTAAGCTGCCCAAAGTGCTCGAAGCCCTTCAAGAAAAAGGATGGTTGGGCGAAAAGAGCGGACAAGGCTTTTACAAGAAAGCGCAACAGAACGGAAAGAAAGATATTTTAGCGCTGGACTTTGCTACGCTTGAGTATCGTCCGCAAGAGAAAGTAAAATTTGCTACGCTCGATGCTGTCAAGGGCATCGACGACTTGGCAAAGGCTTTCAAAGTGTTGGTGAACGGCAAAGACAAAGCCGGCGAGTTTTATCGTAGAACCTTTGCCAGTTTGTTTGCCTATGTGTCGTATCGTATTCCTGAAATTGCCGATGAGCTTTACAAGATAGACGATGCCGTTTGTGCCGGTTTCGGTTGGAAAATGGGTCCCTTTGCCACTTGGGATGCCATTGGCGTAGAAGAAGGCGTGAAGCTCATCGAAGCAGCAGGCTTGAGCGTAGCCCAGTGGGTGAAAGACATGCTGGCTGCTGGCTTTACTTCATTCTATAAGGTGGAAGGCAGCCGTAAGCTGTACTACGATGTACACAGCAAGTCTTATCAGCCAATTCCGGGTACAGAGAACTTCATCTTGCTTGAAAACTACAGCAACAACGTCATTTGGAGCAATCCGGGGGCTTCGCTCTATGACATCGGCGATGGTGTATATTGCCTTGAGCTGCATACCAAGATGAATACCATCGGGGCAGAAGTCATTCAAGGTTTAAACTATGCTGTGGAGCGTGCCGAAAAAGAAGCCCGTGGCTTGGTTATCACTGCTCGCGGCGACAACTTCTCGGCAGGTGCCAACCTCGCCATGCTGTTTATGTATGCTGTGGAACAAGACTGGGACGAAATCAACATGATGATTGCCCAGTTCCAAAATACTATGATGCGCCTGCGCTACTCGGCAATACCGGTAGTAAGCACGCCTTTTGGCTTGACACTGGGGGGTGGTTGCGAGTTGAACCTGCACGCCGACCACGTACAAGCGCATGCTGAAACCTACATGGGCTTGGTAGAAGTAGGCGTTGGCTTGATTCCTGCCGGCGGTGGTACCAAAGAGATGGCACTGCGCTTGTCTGACTCGCTGCAAAATGGGGATGTGGAGTTGAACCGTTTGCAAAACACCTTGATGAACATAGCCATGGCGAAGGTATCTACTTCGGCAGTAGAAGCCTTCGAATTGGGTTATCTGCGCCCGTCGGATGCCATCACCACCAGTCGTGCGCACTTGATAGGCGACGCCAAAGCCAAAGTGATAGAGTTGGCAGACCGCGGGTATGTGCAGCCTATCCGCCGCAAAGACATCAAGGTGCAAGGGCGTAGCGGTTTGGCACTTATCAAAGCAGGCTTGCATGGCATGTGGCGTGGGCAATACATCTCTGAGCACGACAAGAAGGTAGTAGATAAGCTGGGCTATGTGCTTTGCGGTGGCGACCTGTCGAGTCCTCAGCTGGTATCGGAACAATACCTGCTCGACTTGGAGCGCGAGGCTTTCTTGTCGTTGTGTGGCGAGAAGAAAACCCTGGAGCGCATTCAGGCAGTATTGACTACCGGCAGACCCATTCGCAACTAA
- a CDS encoding MarR family winged helix-turn-helix transcriptional regulator, with protein MIDTKVKLPREETIDYNIKTAWHAIARMYNAEAVKYGITTSIGYILLNIDDEEGTPATKIAPLFGLEARSITRTLKKMEEDGLIVRKQDDLDRRYVRICLTPKGREKKEVARRVVRQFNFSVRERVPAEKLQVFFEVIRMVMQVVDEFSLQSS; from the coding sequence ATGATTGATACAAAGGTAAAACTACCTCGCGAAGAAACCATTGATTACAACATTAAGACGGCATGGCATGCCATTGCGCGCATGTACAATGCCGAGGCAGTGAAGTATGGTATCACGACTTCCATCGGTTACATTTTGCTCAACATAGATGATGAGGAGGGGACGCCTGCCACCAAAATAGCACCGCTTTTTGGTTTGGAAGCACGCAGCATTACGCGCACCCTCAAAAAAATGGAAGAAGACGGCTTGATTGTGCGCAAGCAGGACGACTTGGACCGTCGTTATGTGCGGATTTGCCTTACGCCTAAAGGGCGCGAAAAGAAAGAAGTGGCACGCCGGGTAGTACGTCAGTTCAACTTTTCTGTGCGGGAGCGTGTGCCTGCCGAAAAGCTGCAGGTCTTTTTTGAAGTGATTCGCATGGTCATGCAGGTAGTCGATGAGTTTTCGCTTCAATCATCATAA
- the mdh gene encoding malate dehydrogenase yields MKVTVIGAGNVGATCADVLAYREIANEVVLLDIKEGIAEGKALDIWQKAPITLYDTRTIGVTNDYNRTANSDVVVITSGMPRKPGMSRDDLIEVNAKIVNSVTENVIKHSPNAILIVVSNPLDVMTYAAHVTSKFPRTRVIGMAGILDTARYRAFLADALNCSPKDIQALLMGGHGDTMVPLPRYTTVAGIPVTELLDKETIDAIVQRTIHGGGELVKLMGTSAWYAPGAAAAQMVEAIARDQRRIFPCCVKLEGEYGIDNCYLGVPVILGKNGVEKIIEVSLNEEEKKLLEVSRQKVSEVMAAYDRIVGVKQ; encoded by the coding sequence ATGAAAGTAACAGTTATAGGTGCCGGAAACGTAGGTGCTACCTGCGCCGATGTATTGGCTTACCGTGAAATTGCCAACGAAGTAGTGCTTTTGGACATCAAAGAAGGTATAGCCGAAGGCAAAGCGCTGGATATTTGGCAAAAAGCTCCCATCACCCTTTACGACACCCGCACCATAGGGGTAACCAACGATTATAACCGCACTGCCAACTCCGACGTGGTAGTGATTACGTCGGGTATGCCACGCAAGCCGGGCATGAGCCGCGACGACCTCATCGAGGTGAATGCCAAAATTGTAAACAGCGTAACGGAAAATGTAATCAAGCATTCTCCCAATGCCATCCTCATTGTGGTGTCGAACCCCTTGGACGTGATGACCTATGCCGCACACGTAACTTCTAAGTTTCCCCGCACGCGTGTCATAGGTATGGCAGGCATTCTTGACACTGCTCGCTATCGCGCTTTTTTGGCAGATGCTTTGAACTGCTCGCCCAAAGACATTCAGGCATTGTTGATGGGAGGTCATGGCGACACCATGGTACCTCTGCCTCGTTACACCACCGTTGCCGGCATTCCGGTAACCGAATTACTCGACAAAGAAACCATCGATGCCATCGTGCAACGCACCATCCATGGCGGTGGCGAGCTGGTGAAACTCATGGGTACTTCGGCATGGTATGCCCCTGGTGCTGCAGCCGCTCAAATGGTAGAAGCCATTGCCCGCGACCAGCGCCGTATCTTCCCCTGCTGCGTGAAATTGGAAGGTGAGTATGGCATCGACAACTGCTATTTGGGCGTGCCCGTGATACTGGGTAAAAACGGTGTGGAAAAAATCATTGAGGTAAGCCTGAACGAAGAAGAGAAAAAGCTGCTGGAGGTTTCCCGTCAGAAAGTGTCGGAAGTGATGGCAGCATATGACCGCATTGTAGGTGTAAAGCAATGA
- a CDS encoding mechanosensitive ion channel family protein: protein MKKLSLLWVLLASVLWVCHQEAWAQEDTLRLFSPFETIRTHLQYLQPDSYDPDKAAQVFDAPGLSPEQRRRLAIELIQIYEGRGLFVDLEAIPNDPDYVDSLTGKQRYVPFPKELPDVYLVKKGKKWLYSAQTVRKIPQLHRETYPFGIDKLLMLVPQQTVSRFLGLSYWQWLGLGLLLAFSFVLHKLFTFIIRKILLRIIIRWRKKTLTQHLLLPTARPLSLFLVFHLLKLLIPVLQLPVGLTRFLILGVRISIAVFVGFVLVRAVDFVSIYMRRFAEKTESKLDDQLVPLLERILKVLVWVGVGVAIMNLLNFNIAAVLTGLSISGLAVALAAQDTIKNLFGSLTIFIDKPFQIGDWIVSERIDGTVEEVGFRSTRIRTFNDSLITVPNGKLADMIIDNMGARVYRRFLIRLAVTYDTPPELLEAYVQGLRNLILNHPNTRKENFYVYVNDLSSSAIEIFFSVYLKVPDRDNELRARHELILDMLRLAEKLGVRFAFPAQRIYIEEAPGQGSLAPQYETNPSELQKRLQAFFSERYNGTERKQG, encoded by the coding sequence ATGAAGAAACTATCTTTACTTTGGGTTCTGCTTGCAAGTGTGTTGTGGGTATGCCACCAAGAGGCGTGGGCGCAAGAAGATACGCTCCGCCTTTTTTCCCCCTTTGAGACCATACGCACCCATTTGCAGTATCTCCAGCCCGATAGTTATGACCCAGATAAAGCGGCGCAGGTCTTCGATGCGCCGGGACTTTCGCCCGAGCAAAGGCGCCGCTTGGCAATTGAGCTTATTCAAATTTATGAAGGGCGAGGTCTATTTGTCGATTTGGAGGCTATTCCCAATGACCCCGATTATGTCGATTCGCTGACGGGTAAGCAGCGGTATGTGCCTTTTCCCAAAGAATTGCCCGATGTGTATTTGGTGAAAAAGGGAAAGAAGTGGCTCTATTCTGCTCAAACGGTAAGGAAAATTCCACAATTGCATCGCGAGACTTATCCCTTTGGCATTGACAAACTGCTTATGTTGGTGCCGCAACAGACCGTGAGCCGCTTTCTGGGCTTAAGTTATTGGCAGTGGTTGGGCTTGGGCTTGTTGTTGGCTTTCTCTTTTGTACTGCATAAACTATTTACGTTCATCATACGGAAAATACTTCTGCGTATCATCATCCGTTGGCGCAAGAAGACACTCACTCAACATTTGCTGTTGCCTACTGCGCGCCCGCTGAGTCTGTTTTTGGTTTTTCATCTGTTGAAACTGCTTATCCCTGTTTTACAGTTGCCTGTCGGTTTGACTAGATTCCTGATTTTGGGCGTGCGTATTTCCATTGCTGTCTTTGTTGGTTTTGTTTTGGTGCGAGCGGTTGACTTCGTGAGCATTTATATGCGCCGCTTTGCTGAGAAGACCGAGTCGAAGCTGGACGACCAACTCGTACCCCTGCTTGAGCGCATCTTGAAAGTGCTGGTTTGGGTGGGTGTAGGGGTTGCCATTATGAATTTACTGAATTTTAATATAGCGGCAGTGCTCACCGGTTTGTCCATCAGTGGTTTGGCAGTAGCTTTGGCAGCACAAGATACCATCAAAAACCTGTTTGGTTCCTTAACTATTTTCATTGACAAGCCCTTTCAGATTGGCGATTGGATTGTATCTGAAAGGATAGATGGCACAGTAGAAGAAGTAGGATTTCGCTCTACCCGCATCCGTACTTTTAATGATTCGCTTATTACTGTGCCCAACGGCAAATTGGCTGATATGATTATAGATAACATGGGGGCGCGCGTTTACCGGCGCTTTCTCATTCGATTAGCAGTTACCTATGACACGCCTCCTGAGTTGCTGGAAGCTTATGTGCAAGGTTTGCGCAATTTGATATTAAACCACCCCAATACTCGTAAAGAAAATTTCTATGTTTATGTAAATGACCTAAGCAGCAGCGCTATCGAAATATTTTTTTCTGTGTACCTTAAAGTACCTGACAGGGACAATGAGCTTCGGGCGCGTCATGAATTGATACTGGATATGTTACGCCTTGCCGAGAAACTGGGAGTGCGTTTTGCCTTCCCTGCGCAAAGAATTTATATAGAAGAAGCACCGGGGCAGGGCAGCTTGGCGCCACAGTACGAAACCAACCCCAGCGAGTTGCAAAAGCGCCTGCAGGCATTCTTTTCGGAGCGCTATAATGGAACAGAAAGAAAACAAGGTTAA
- a CDS encoding class I SAM-dependent methyltransferase, with protein MEKLTEQEFWRNYWLRHPVLYQPISRNYIFGDVFQKIYRLAPFRSALELGGFPGFYALYLKKYLQIEQVALLDYFIDHPLMEDLWKRNGLSIKEVEVIHADFFDFTPQKRYDLVFSVGLVEHFSDTLNILEQHTKFLAARGCLMIAIPNFRGLNGWIQKTFDRENYNRHYIPCMSKTHLQTAAEALGLQVLHCDYYKVFSLWLEKEPPKPWYVRVMVKALWLSGKVLSKLIPLKSKYFSPYIVLIARK; from the coding sequence ATGGAAAAGCTTACTGAGCAGGAATTTTGGCGAAATTATTGGCTCCGACATCCGGTACTTTATCAGCCTATCAGTCGAAATTACATTTTTGGAGATGTATTTCAAAAAATATACCGTTTGGCGCCTTTTCGCTCGGCTTTGGAGTTGGGGGGCTTCCCCGGCTTTTACGCACTTTACTTGAAAAAATATCTGCAAATTGAACAGGTAGCGCTGCTCGACTACTTCATAGACCACCCGTTGATGGAAGACCTTTGGAAGCGCAATGGTTTGTCAATCAAAGAAGTAGAGGTCATTCATGCCGACTTTTTCGACTTTACACCTCAAAAACGCTATGACTTGGTGTTTTCGGTAGGTTTGGTTGAGCACTTCTCTGACACGCTCAACATCTTAGAGCAGCATACGAAGTTTCTCGCCGCCAGAGGCTGTTTGATGATAGCTATCCCCAATTTTCGGGGACTTAACGGCTGGATTCAAAAGACCTTTGACCGTGAGAACTACAACAGGCATTACATTCCCTGTATGTCGAAAACTCACTTACAGACTGCCGCAGAAGCCTTAGGTTTGCAGGTATTGCATTGCGATTATTATAAAGTATTCAGCCTATGGCTCGAAAAAGAGCCCCCTAAACCGTGGTATGTGCGTGTTATGGTGAAAGCCTTGTGGTTGAGCGGTAAGGTGTTGAGTAAGTTGATTCCGTTGAAATCTAAGTACTTTTCCCCTTACATTGTGCTCATTGCTCGCAAATAG
- a CDS encoding ABC transporter ATP-binding protein, protein MIEIRNVKKSFASKEVLKGISGRFEKGRCNLIIGASGTGKSVLLKCIVGLIEPDEGEVLFNGKNFWQASKQDKLAIRREIGMLFQGGALFDSMTVEQNVMFPLNMLTNMPLSEKRDRVFECLRRVGLEDAAHKMPSEISGGMKKRVGIARAIVMNSKYLFCDEPNSGLDPLTSIKIDALIKELTEEYNTTTIVVTHDMNSVLEIGDYIMFLHKGHKLWEGNKESIIDAEVPELQEFVFANKILRSMKKHLH, encoded by the coding sequence ATGATAGAAATCCGGAATGTAAAAAAGAGCTTCGCTTCAAAAGAAGTACTCAAAGGCATCAGCGGGCGCTTCGAAAAAGGGCGTTGCAACTTGATTATCGGTGCCAGTGGCACTGGCAAGAGCGTATTGCTTAAATGCATCGTGGGGCTCATCGAACCCGATGAAGGCGAAGTGCTTTTCAACGGTAAAAATTTCTGGCAAGCCTCTAAACAAGATAAGCTTGCCATACGTCGTGAAATAGGCATGCTTTTTCAAGGGGGCGCTTTGTTTGATTCCATGACCGTAGAACAAAACGTCATGTTCCCGCTGAACATGCTCACCAATATGCCTTTGAGCGAGAAGCGCGACCGCGTGTTTGAGTGTTTGCGGCGAGTAGGCTTAGAAGATGCAGCGCACAAAATGCCCTCAGAAATCAGCGGTGGCATGAAAAAACGTGTGGGCATTGCTCGTGCCATTGTCATGAACTCCAAATATCTGTTTTGCGACGAACCCAACTCGGGGCTCGACCCGCTGACTTCCATCAAAATAGACGCCCTGATTAAAGAACTGACCGAAGAATACAATACCACTACCATTGTGGTAACCCACGACATGAACTCGGTACTTGAAATCGGCGACTATATCATGTTCTTGCACAAAGGACATAAACTATGGGAAGGCAACAAAGAAAGCATTATTGATGCCGAAGTGCCCGAGCTACAAGAGTTTGTTTTTGCAAACAAGATTTTGCGCTCAATGAAAAAGCATTTACATTAG
- a CDS encoding thymidylate synthase — protein MSKNEQQYLNLLKHILQNGTRKEDRTGTGTLSVFGYQMRFDLQEGFPLLTTKKVHFKSIVHELLWFIKGDTNVRYLQENGVTIWDEWADEAGNLGPVYGKQWRSWGTADGQNIDQLKQVIEDIRHTPHSRRLLVSAWNVGELPQMALAPCHVLFQFYVADGKLSCQLYQRSADTFLGVPFNIASYALLTMMIAQICELTPHEFIWTGGDVHLYLNHLEQARLQLSREPRPLPRVRLNPAIKEIDAFRYEDIELLGYDPHPAIKAPVSV, from the coding sequence ATGTCGAAAAATGAACAACAATATTTAAACCTACTGAAGCACATTCTGCAAAACGGAACCAGAAAAGAAGACCGCACCGGCACCGGCACACTGAGTGTGTTCGGCTATCAAATGCGTTTCGACCTGCAAGAAGGCTTTCCGCTGCTCACCACCAAAAAAGTACACTTCAAATCTATTGTGCATGAATTGTTGTGGTTTATCAAAGGCGATACCAACGTGCGCTATCTGCAAGAAAACGGCGTTACCATTTGGGACGAGTGGGCAGACGAGGCAGGTAATTTAGGTCCGGTGTATGGCAAGCAATGGCGCAGCTGGGGCACTGCCGACGGGCAAAACATTGACCAACTCAAACAGGTGATTGAAGACATACGCCACACGCCACACTCGCGCCGCCTGCTGGTGAGTGCATGGAATGTAGGCGAACTGCCACAGATGGCTTTGGCTCCCTGCCATGTGCTGTTTCAGTTTTATGTAGCCGACGGCAAGCTCTCTTGTCAGTTGTATCAGCGCTCGGCAGATACCTTCTTGGGGGTACCGTTCAATATTGCATCCTATGCCCTGCTCACCATGATGATAGCACAAATCTGCGAGCTAACTCCTCACGAATTCATCTGGACGGGCGGCGATGTGCATCTTTATTTGAATCACCTTGAGCAGGCACGTCTTCAGCTGTCGCGCGAGCCACGCCCGCTGCCACGCGTGCGCTTAAATCCAGCGATAAAAGAAATCGATGCCTTCCGCTATGAAGACATCGAGCTGTTAGGCTATGACCCACATCCGGCAATCAAAGCGCCGGTAAGTGTGTAA
- a CDS encoding J domain-containing protein: MSYMVDALDEELDEFLFGEEENTRERKQYKRKDPFEEFEEKYARYQQYQQKRYEQFYQQYAYGQNNHHSSSTNNKSTQSAEARYYAYLELPPGASFEDIRKAYKKLMKQYHPDRFYQDEKKRQIAEEVCRKLNEAYTYFEKKHKMK, encoded by the coding sequence ATGTCATACATGGTAGATGCGCTTGACGAGGAGTTGGATGAGTTTCTCTTTGGGGAAGAAGAAAATACCAGAGAACGCAAGCAATACAAGCGGAAAGACCCCTTCGAGGAGTTCGAAGAAAAGTATGCGCGCTATCAACAGTATCAGCAAAAGCGCTACGAGCAGTTTTATCAGCAATATGCTTACGGGCAAAACAACCACCATTCCTCATCGACCAACAACAAGAGCACACAAAGCGCAGAAGCCCGCTACTATGCCTATTTGGAGCTTCCGCCCGGCGCTTCGTTTGAAGACATACGCAAGGCATATAAAAAGCTCATGAAGCAGTATCATCCCGACCGCTTTTATCAGGATGAGAAGAAGCGGCAAATAGCCGAAGAGGTATGCCGCAAATTAAACGAAGCCTATACTTACTTCGAGAAAAAGCATAAAATGAAATAA
- a CDS encoding SDR family oxidoreductase, with amino-acid sequence MALYTQPMLPEGSMKDRVIVVTGGGTGLGRSMTKYFLQLGAHCVITSRKLEVLQETAQELEKETGGKVLAVACDVRDYESVENMLKQAVEHFGKVDGLVNNAAGNFISPTERLSHRAFDTIVDIVLRGSYYCTLAFGKYWIKEQIPATVLNIVTTYAWTGSAYVVPSACAKAGVLAMTRSLAVEWAKYKIRMNAIAPGPFPTEGAWSRLFPPALAETELGQKLKPENKIPVGRVGEHQELANLAAYLMSDFSAYINGEVVTIDGGEWLKGAGEFNMLDAVPQQMWDMLEQMVKAKKGNS; translated from the coding sequence ATGGCATTGTACACACAACCTATGTTGCCGGAAGGCAGTATGAAAGACCGTGTAATAGTAGTTACAGGCGGGGGCACGGGTTTAGGGCGCTCCATGACAAAATATTTCCTGCAGTTGGGTGCCCACTGTGTCATTACCAGTCGTAAGCTAGAAGTATTGCAAGAAACAGCCCAAGAACTGGAAAAGGAAACCGGTGGCAAAGTGCTGGCAGTCGCCTGCGATGTGCGCGACTATGAGTCGGTGGAAAACATGCTCAAGCAAGCTGTGGAACACTTTGGCAAGGTAGATGGCTTGGTAAACAATGCAGCGGGCAATTTCATCTCTCCTACTGAGCGTTTGTCGCATCGGGCATTCGATACCATCGTGGACATCGTACTGCGAGGCAGCTATTACTGCACCTTGGCATTTGGCAAATACTGGATAAAAGAGCAAATACCGGCTACGGTGCTCAACATAGTAACCACTTATGCATGGACCGGTTCGGCTTATGTGGTGCCTTCGGCTTGTGCCAAAGCTGGCGTGCTGGCTATGACCCGCTCGCTGGCAGTAGAGTGGGCAAAATACAAAATACGCATGAACGCCATTGCACCGGGTCCGTTTCCTACCGAAGGGGCATGGAGCCGCCTCTTCCCGCCGGCACTGGCAGAAACAGAGCTGGGACAAAAGCTTAAACCTGAAAACAAAATACCGGTAGGTCGAGTAGGCGAGCACCAAGAGCTGGCAAACTTGGCAGCCTATTTGATGTCAGACTTCTCTGCTTACATCAATGGCGAAGTGGTAACCATCGACGGCGGTGAATGGCTCAAAGGCGCCGGTGAGTTCAACATGCTGGACGCTGTGCCTCAGCAGATGTGGGACATGCTCGAGCAAATGGTGAAAGCTAAAAAAGGCAACAGCTAA
- a CDS encoding Spy/CpxP family protein refolding chaperone — MKLRNVWMLLVALCFAWGVHAQKAPKTPQKAPKTPEQRAKLITERMKEKLALSDEQYQKIYAINLEAEKELGKLREERRAMREAEPEAMREKMKANLEARKSVQEKREEAIRAELNDEQLKKYEQWQKEKKEKLRERVEQRKKLRKQRGKGKPIDTEEEIELEEDIEMED, encoded by the coding sequence ATGAAACTCAGAAATGTATGGATGCTACTTGTTGCATTGTGTTTTGCATGGGGCGTGCATGCCCAAAAGGCACCCAAAACACCGCAAAAGGCACCCAAAACACCCGAACAGCGCGCCAAGCTGATAACTGAACGCATGAAAGAAAAGCTTGCCCTGAGCGATGAGCAGTATCAAAAGATTTATGCAATCAATTTAGAAGCAGAAAAAGAGCTGGGAAAGCTACGCGAAGAACGCCGGGCTATGCGTGAGGCAGAGCCTGAAGCCATGCGCGAAAAAATGAAAGCGAATCTTGAAGCACGGAAAAGCGTGCAAGAAAAGAGAGAGGAAGCCATACGCGCTGAGCTCAACGATGAACAGTTGAAAAAGTATGAGCAGTGGCAAAAAGAAAAGAAAGAGAAACTTCGTGAACGTGTAGAACAGCGAAAAAAATTACGCAAACAACGCGGAAAGGGCAAACCAATAGATACGGAAGAGGAAATAGAACTTGAAGAAGACATAGAAATGGAAGATTAA